Genomic segment of Thunnus thynnus chromosome 21, fThuThy2.1, whole genome shotgun sequence:
ATTTGTTGGTCtactactttggtccagactgaaattgTCATGAAATTGTGTACAGATATCCATGTTCCCTTTATGATGTATCACAATGATTTGGAGATCTCCTCATTTGTCCTTCAGCACCTTCAGACTGACTGATGAAGGCCAGAAACTGAGACACATTAGTCCCATAATAAACAGAGGTCACAACTCCAGTAACGCTTGTAGTAGGCCTATGTGTACTTtcagcaccaccatgaggttgacatttttggttttaagTGATATGTCTTAACAGTAGGCTATTAGATGAATTTTCATGAAATTTAGTAGACATTTATGCTCCCCTCAGGATGAGTCCAGTactttagttttgcaggtatttcaTCATTAACCAATaatattcccatcagcctcagctgtactttgtgtttagttgtAATTGGCAATTAGTCTATAAAGTatgaaaagggggaaaaaaagaaaaatgtccatcacagttcCTCAAATCCCAAAGTTATCTCTTTAAATTGCagtttttgtctgaccaacactTCAAAACTCAACAATATTAAATTTGTAACgttataaaaaagtaaaaagcaacaaatccttaCACTTGAGAAACAAGTGTTTGGCATTTtcgcttgataaatgactttggGTTAATCACTTATCAAAATTGCTGTCTTCATTTCCTGACCTTGTAAACAGCAGATGACAAAACagtcttaactcaaggtccactcaCTTGTTTTGGAGCTAATCACAGAGTTTTCATCAACACAATATTTTTTCAGACTATTATTCTGTGTGACACAACAAGCCAGTGAGTTGACCTTGAGTTGGAATTGCCTTGTTAGCTGCtttttccaaggtcaagaatgaactgttGAGCATAACATTTAACCAACATGGATAAGAAGTGCTAACAGTGTTCAGAATCCTCACATATTCAGCTGTATCTAAATGGACAGCATTCATTAGTAATAATTCAAGGTTTTAGATGGATGCATTTGGCTCGTCCACTGACCTTGTTCCAGATGTTCCGACAATTCCACTATTGGATGGGATagaaaagaataataattaaaaaaaagactgagatATGTGACCTACTATGTGAATTTCTAGCCTTTCAAACACGTGCTATACAGCAGATCATTTATTTCCAATGGCTGAACCCTCTGTTGGAAAACAGGCTTCTTGCTCTTGGTAGTTTATGGGTTGAAACTGAAACTTTGTTGAGCTTGAGAGGCAGATTTACAAGTTGGGCCAAACACATTCAATACACTTTTTTAAAGAGGAAGAACTAAGGGTAGAATGACATTGCAGCCAAAAGGTTGTAAAACTCTAACAGAGGTTGCTATGGGTGTGTTTCAACATGATTGATGAGGTGAAGCCATTTGTGAATGTTAAGCAAAGCTGGAGAGAATGTCACTTGACTTCACAACTTGCTGTCACAGATCCAAGAACAATAAGTGATAGAAGGTTTCAAGCTTATTTTGCCATGACGCAAAtcattgcaaagaaaaaaaacatctcctgATACCTATTCCAATACCTTAGGTTTCTTTTAGCTTCCTTACATGCTCCTGAAACTTGTTTAAACATGTGATAAAGTGTATGTACTCtgtatgaatgtattttgtCCATGCCTGCCCAACTGCAATTCAATCACGATTACCTGCAAAAAGTGCAGAAAATCTAGTGTCAGAAAAACAGTATGGAGCAAATCAGTGGTAACATTACTACTAACTAGTTAATACTAAGAGGAATGGCTACACTTGAGGGCAGGGTGAAAAGCCTGCCATCATAGAGAGAGGTAGTAGTTGTGTAAAGAGTGAAACAAGacagcttgagagagaagttcaaatccTCTATATAGCTACTGTATTTCTATAGTTTTGTAGTTTGGATAATGGAGAGCTTTTGCTTGTTGTAAAAGTCACTATGGATTAACAGTGACATTGTCTTGTTGGTCCAGAACACATCCCTGGCAGATGGAGACCCAATGCCCAACTCTCCCAGCTCCATGGTCAACCAGTACCGACTGGAGGAGGACGAGGAACAGCAGGATGCCAACACCAAAGACCTCTTCATCACTGTTGACAACCCAGAGAGCCATGTCACTGCCATCGAGACCTTCATCATGTACAGAGTAGTGACTAAGGTGAGGAAGGAGGCCTTGCATGTTTATATGCATACAAtatgttaaagatcccctccaggcatGTTGTAAGAtgtgtataaaatattcaattttcaataataatttggggctaatatgatttttttccacaaaaagagagaaactttccactttcagcagatgaatgtgaaaataaactctgcacatacatcattctgtgtggaaaagctcaaacatccaactgtaggaacaagaagaaaaacacattttttagtggagggggacttaacTGATTTGACCCATTTTAACAAGTTCTTAAAATGAACTGGGCCTGTATTTATCAAGCATTTCAGAGTAGAAATCTGAAAGAAAGTCTGAATTGACCAAAATTTGTCAGAGGCATATTTGGTCCTACTTTTAGGACTAGGTGTAAAAGCATTGTAACGACTTTCTGAAAGGAGTACTCCTATAATATTGTTGGACTCATGAAAGACAGTTTTATAAAAGGACttaaattgatgcagcagaaccagagatattgttTGTGTTATTGCATGCATTCTTATTCCTTTTAAAAACCCctgtgcctacattacccacaatgcaactcgaccACAGACTGTTCGGTTGCCTGTTtaggtgtgttatgctagaagcagctaatgtagcctggagctgctagcctccagcagggATGAGGAGCatctacagaggtctggtaacctcacttctgtCTAACTCCACACCCAAAAATTccttcattttcaaacttgaaGTCCTCAACCCCAACCGACACTGACTTAAGTGACATCACCTGCTcactctggagacacaaaagacTTAACACAACTTTTTACACATATAGTTGTtcccaacacctggaaacacactgaTGTGTGAATAAGTGGTTTCCCCTTAACTTAGAAACTTAGAAAATCACTTCAGACTTTGGTGATAATTAGGAGAGCTCCAGAGGTTCCTAACTGTGAGGAGCTGCCAGGACATGGAGGTCAGCCAGAGACAATCATGGGAGGAGATATTTTGCGGGAACCTTTGATGACAATCACCTCATTTAAAAGCTAGCATTGTGATTAAAAACTGAGCACATTTCTTGTGCTGGGTGGAATTGTTCTACCAACAAGGAGAAGACATGCTTTCCCCACAGAGGCTGAGGTCCTCATAACATTACACAGCTGTGACTACTCCTACAGCTCATCAGATAAAGTGCTGATTGTTGCTGAGGttatggaaaaacaaacagcacagctCTACTATAAGCATAGTAAACCATGTGATTGGATAAGACTAACTGGGATAATTCCAATCATTCCCCActcttttaatatttaaatttttttaggCCAATTCATTGGCTTGTCCATGTTTACTTACATTTTACTATGCAAGTGGAATATTTTTGAATATCATTATAACATGTACGATATTTATTAATTTTGGCATAATTTTTTGCATATATGCTGCAAAGTTCTacaaagtttgttttctttaataattaGTTTTTGGGCATTTAGGGCTTTATTTGTTCACTTACAGGAAATGAGGGGTAGAGAAAGATGGGTAGTGAGATGCAGCAAAGGTCTGGCCTGCCATGAAACTGTGGACACTGTGGTTCATGGTCAACCTCTTAACCCTCAGCCCACCATAGCCTAACTGCAAACCTAACGGATGTGATGGAAATGGAGAAGCCTGAAAATAAGTTTTGTGCATGCATTAGCACTCTACTCTCAGCCCTAGCACCAAATGCTAGTGAGGTCTGTTGAAGTTCAGCACACTGTGACACTGCTTCTGATGCAGTCCAGTGTGATCAACACTTCAGCCACTTAAGAGAGGCTGCTGTGTTAGGATGTTATCACTGAACTACAGTGTGACCAGGACACACACCTCTTATTCCTTTGACTGTGAGAAAATCTTGATCCCACCGGGTGGGAACCTACCATTCAAAAGTCTTGTTGAATCCTTCACTCTCAAAAAAATTCATAGAAATAATTATAtctgttttgttctcctgttttagatAACATGAAATCATAATATAGCATGACTGTGAACGTATTTTCTCTATAAACAAATAATGTCAAACCTAAAGAAAAACTCTCTGCTCCCTGAAGCATTAATGAAGGATTAATGACAGAGAAGATatatgcaaaatacatttgtggctCAAAATTTGATGTAAGGACGAATTATAAAGGGATACTTGAGCcgggtcaaaaatgacccgcTCCATACTATcaagggtcagaatatgaacagtatataAGGGTTAAGACAGGTGCTGAGGTGTGACCTGGCTGCAGAAGGGCTTggggcagttttgatgtacagctgggtatcatcagcatagcaatggaAAGACATCCCATGTCTGCTGATGCCACATCCAAGGGGGGAGcatgtagagggtaaacaggatggGGCCGAGGGTTAGGGTTGCGTTTCAAATGTTCCAGTTGTTTAATATTCCAAATAACTATCAGCAACCATcagaaaaactgcaaatttCATCCTAAGTTTTACTTTGAGACAAGAACGTCCCTGCTGAAAGTCAATGTGGGAAGCTTCATCAATATATCTCAGTCTTACTCTGAGGTACTTGAAGTGTTTTAGTCCCAGTTTAACTTTCGGTGCAGTTCCAAGCAGAGTTTCTTAGAGACACTTGATGAATACAGGTTCAGATCTGTGTAACATCTGAATACTagcatgtatacagtatatggaaaCACTCCATGTTCTTTAAAAAGGTGCATGGTGGCTTGGTAATGATTTGGGATTCTCTCTCCAGACCACACGGAGCGAGTTTGACTCCAGTGAGTATGAGGTACGCCGACGCTACCAGGATTTCCTTTGGCTCCGAAGTAGACTGGAAGAAAACTACCCAACGCTCATAGTCCACGTATGTATCCGCACACCACATCATCTGTTCTGCTCATCTGTGGGTTGCTGCAGTGACTTCATATGTCATCTCATATTAAAGGTTGGAAGGCAGTCAATGTGGTatctcattttcctttttttaattgattttccTTTTGGAATAGTTTGCCACCTGGCCCATAACAGTGTTTTTGAATTATTCAACCACAAGTCATACATACTTAACATTACTGCTAGTATATATAAAACTCAGAAGAAATGGTCTTAAGAATGGTCCCTCACTTGGATCATGAGCAGGGCTGTAGTGGAGGGTAAACGCGTTTAAATGCCATTTATCCACCTCTCAAATTCTGGAATAGTGTTTACACATCCCCCCCTTGAGTCCTTACACAGACTTCATACCTTCTAATACAGCCAAACTAGGCTCCTTCTCCAGTTCctgcactgttttttttttgttttgttttttttttaactgaagcttttcatattttcatgctGAAGGAAGGGATGAGAATAGAGGAAACAGATATCTTTTCCAGGAGCTCTGGAATAATTTGGGAGTTGAGTCTTAACACTTAGCTTTTCTGATACACTTTTATATTACATTGCTTTATGTGTAATATCTGCTTTGCACACATATAAAGATGAAataatttatgattatttttaaaatccacACAAATGACAGAAGTTGATAGAGCTCTGAATTAAAGAAGCCAAAAGAACAGGAAGAGAATCGGTATACATGTTCTTACTAAATGCTCAGTGTTACACTATCCACTCTTTACTTCCCTGTATGAAAGGGAACTGACACCATACTGGCTCTGTGGAACTGCATCAACATCATGGCACGCTGCCTTTGTTTGACTCTCTGACTGAGCACAATGTATGGATCTTTTCCTCAGCCTCTGCCAGAGAAGTTTGTGATGAAAGGCATGGTGGAGCGCTTCAACGACGACTTTATCGAGACCAGGAAGAGAGCCCTGCATCGCTTCCTCAACAAGATCTCTGAGCATCCCATCTTGTCCTACAGCCAGCACTTCAAAGTCTTCCTCACTGcacaggtcacacacacacacacactcacacacacagagaaaatctgAGAGtccacattgtttttttttttgaaagaaagaaagaaaagaaaataaatataaattttcCATTGTGTTGAACTATTCTTTTAATACTGAACTTCATTGTGTCATGGAGCACTTTTACTAACAGTGATGCACAGTTTAACTGAAGTCTTGGTGTTGGACCACCTTCAGGACTTGGCGTCTCACAGGAAACAGGGTCCAGGCTTCCTGAGCCGGATGGGAGAGACGGTGAGGGCGGTGGCCAACTCGGTACGAGGCCTCAGGAACCGACCGGAGGAGTTCAGTCTCATGCAGGAGTATGTGGATGACTTCAGCAACAAGATCTCCTCTGTGGACAAAGTCACCCAGAGGATCATCAAGGAACAGAGAGGTACTGCAGCAGTCACAGCCAGGGGCACAAAGAAATGTGTTGGTtttttgtcatgtcatgttcaattaattaaaaatactttGGCTAAATGTTCAGCATttgaatatgtatgtatgtcgtttatgtttttatgccacagtgaaatcaaatcaatcattgGTTTATCTGCCCCCAGTCACAGCTTGGGGGCGGAACCATGGGCAGAGCTTATCATTGcaaatttagtgtttttataatttaattttgtgcacacaaatagaaaatgacAGTTCAATTTGATTGAAtgctttcattttaatattggcAGCTATAGACTTCCATAGTCTGGTACAGGGTTGAATGGTGGCTGAAGCATATAGCAATTTCTacttttcatttaataaaactTTTGTCTCAAAAATCATATTGTATGAAGAAATTCTAAGTTGTTGTTTCATCCCAACTGTTATTTCAATCTGACACGAATGCAGCACAGAGCTAAAGCTACCTCCAACTGGATTGTGGTTAAATGTGTCCCTTGTGTCTCCAGAGTATCTGGATGAACTGAAGCAGTACAGCCCCACCTACACCCAGTGGGCGGGGTTAGAGGAGGAGCTTGAGGAGCCGCTGAAGGGCGTGGCCAGCTGTGTGGAGCGGTGCAGCAAGGAAACAGAGGAACAGATCCACCATCTGTCTGAGGTCCTGGTCCCCGCCCTGCATGAGTACGTCCTCTGTGCTGAGACGCTGAAGGTGAGCCGCAACCACACTGCTCatgtctcctcctccacctcacaTCTGTTCCAAACtaacaaatttgcctcaggacAGGTATGGAATTTGCACATGTCCTGGAAAACCTGGAATACAGCAGACTGGCTTTCCACAACTTGATAGTAGCTggataatgaaaaaataactaTGGTACGAGCCCCTGAATGGTATGAGCCCCTGAATGCACCTCAGGACAAATAGACAACATCCCAGCTGGCTCATGCATGTAACTTCAACTaaagacatgttttttctaCTAAACCCTTTGGCAATTTGTTAAGCAGTCCAGTATGAATCAGCCAAATATGATGACATAACAGGAAATCACTGTAGCATCACTCGCTGTAATGAAACTGTCTAGTCAGAGAGACAGGTTTCCAAAACTGAGGTGCAACAGGTTCAAGTTATCACATGTGCAATGAGTCTTTTTAGATACAGTATAAACTGTCTCTTGGTTCCTCGCACAGCTCAgcactttatttttcttgtttctgttttccctGCTTACCAGCAGAGAAGATGGCTTCACCCTGCTTAGTACCATCACTTATAATGTATTCAATTgtctcattgtgtttgtgtttttatgttgccCAGCTGCAAAAATAATTTCCTCTTATGGGACCATAAAGATCTGAATTGAACTTCCAAAAGATGCCAAAAGATAAAATGACCATAACTGACAATCCTTTGTGAATGtatgacagttttatttatatatgtacagtactatgcaaaagttttaggcactctAGATGTTTAGATCCTAACTGGGAATCCACATAGAAAGTGAAATGTGAGTGGCGCATAAGTGCTATTAAAGTGTTCTGTCCGTTCAATCCACACCAAGTCCGACCTGCAGTCAGCAttatccataatgcaacaccatcagggaggcgtctgattggtcccaaatttattctacAGTATGATAACAAGCCCAAACATCAGCCacagtcataaagaactatcttcagcaccaagaagaacaaggagtcctgcaacagatggtttggaccccacagagccctgatctcaacatcatggagtcagtctgggattaacatgaagagacagaagcagctgagacgactaaatccacagaagaagtgTGGCAACTTCttcaagatgcaggaacaaccgacctgccaatcacctgaaaaactgtgtgcaggtgtaccgaggagaactgctgctgctttaaaggcaacgctgctcacagcaaatattgatttcatttaggtttctgctgtttactcaactttggaTCAAGGTGactgatcaataaaaactattcaaagcatcctcactttactttactgcctaaaacttttgcgcAGTACTGTGTATCTGGGA
This window contains:
- the snx7 gene encoding sorting nexin-7 isoform X2 — its product is MSGQTVPADFSGHMLDLDEDEDLEVFSKNTSLADGDPMPNSPSSMVNQYRLEEDEEQQDANTKDLFITVDNPESHVTAIETFIMYRVVTKTTRSEFDSSEYEVRRRYQDFLWLRSRLEENYPTLIVHPLPEKFVMKGMVERFNDDFIETRKRALHRFLNKISEHPILSYSQHFKVFLTAQDLASHRKQGPGFLSRMGETVRAVANSVRGLRNRPEEFSLMQEYVDDFSNKISSVDKVTQRIIKEQREYLDELKQYSPTYTQWAGLEEELEEPLKGVASCVERCSKETEEQIHHLSEVLVPALHEYVLCAETLKAVMRRRDNIQAEFEAKNEALASKKVDQEAGFYQRNDVATH
- the snx7 gene encoding sorting nexin-7 isoform X1 yields the protein MSGQTVPADFSGHMLDLDEDEDLEVFSKNTSLADGDPMPNSPSSMVNQYRLEEDEEQQDANTKDLFITVDNPESHVTAIETFIMYRVVTKTTRSEFDSSEYEVRRRYQDFLWLRSRLEENYPTLIVHPLPEKFVMKGMVERFNDDFIETRKRALHRFLNKISEHPILSYSQHFKVFLTAQDLASHRKQGPGFLSRMGETVRAVANSVRGLRNRPEEFSLMQEYVDDFSNKISSVDKVTQRIIKEQREYLDELKQYSPTYTQWAGLEEELEEPLKGVASCVERCSKETEEQIHHLSEVLVPALHEYVLCAETLKAVMRRRDNIQAEFEAKNEALASKKVDQEALQEEVDGLADRVEQANNVLKGDWSRWQNSMRTDLKSAFISTAEKNMEYYEKCLAVWESFLLSQRVEASEQRDGEDAS